TGGGCGCTGGCCATCAAATCTTTGCCTGAAAGCACCACCGGAATGGCCTGGCGCTGGATCGGAGTCGGTTCGTTGTAACCCTGCTCGGCAATGGCGCGCAGGATCTCAGGGCTTAAGCCCAGTGAATCAAAAGACATAGTTATTCCTGACTCGTCCCGACCGCAAAGGGTGTAGTTTCAGGGAGTCTAATGGCCGTCTGGCCGGAGAAGGGACATAAACCACAATGTCGCAGAGGAACGGAGTGTAACAGTTTTTGTGAACTACCGCATAAATTCTCGCGTGTACCTGTGCATCGCGGCTTTTTTCATCTCGACAAGGGTATTTTTTAGTCATAAAGTTAATCAATCGATTGATTAACTTTTATGGATCTCATCGATATGTCGCTCTCCGTCACGCCGCCCACTTCGCGCGGCGAACAGGCCAAAGAGAAGCTCATCAGCGCCGCGATTAACCAGTTCGGCGAGTACGGCCTGCACGCCACCACGCGGGATATCGCCGCCGCCGCCGGGCAGAATATCGCCGCCATTCCTTACTACTTTGGCTCAAAAGAAGATCTCTACATGGCCTCGGCGCAGTGGATAGCCGATTTCATCCGCACCCATTTTCAGCCCCACGCCGATGCCGCCGAAACGCTGCTTCGCGAGCCCAAGCCGTCTCCCGCCGCGATGCGCGCGCTGATTGACGACGCCTGCCGCCAGATGATCCAGTTGATGACTGCCGACGAGACGCTGAGCGTGAGCAAATTTATCTCCCGCGAGCAGCTCTCCCCGTCGCCCGCGTATCAGCTGATTCACGAGCAGGTCATCGCGCCGCTGCATCACCACTTTACGCGGCTTATCGCCCGACTGACGGGTGCCGATCCGGAGGCCACCGAAACGGTGCTGCACACCCACGCACTGATTGGTGAAATCCTCGCGTTCCGCCTCGGGCGTGAAACCATTCTGCTGCGCGCCGGATGGCGCGGGTTCGACGACGACAAAGCCGCGCAGATCCACCGGGTGGTCACGCTGCATATCGACTGGATCCTCGCGGGTCTTTCAGGGAGCCTGAGTGATGAATAAAAAACGCGTCGCGCTACTGGCGCTGGTGGTGGTCATTATCGTTGCGGCTATTGCCGGGTGGCGCTGGTACGCCGCGCGCCACACGCCGCTGACGCTCTACGGCAATGTCGATATTCGTACCGTGAATTTAAGCTTTCGCGTCAGCGGCCGTCTGGCGTCGCTTGCCGTCGATGAAGGCGACGCGGTGCGCGCAGGCCAGCCGCTCGGCGATCTCGACCCGACGCCGCAGCAAAACGCGCTACGCCAGGCGCAGGCGAACGTCGCCGCCGCGCGCGCCAAATATGATCTTACCGTCGCCGGTTTTCGCGATGAAGAGATAGCCCAGGCCGCCGCCGCCGTGCATCAGGCGCAGGCCGCGTATGACTACGCGCAGAATTTTTATCAGCGCCAGCAGGGGCTGTGGCGCACCAAAGTTATCTCCGCCAACGATCTGGAAAACGCCCGCTCGGCGCGCGATCAGGCGCAGGCGCAGCTGAAATCCGCGCAGGATAAGCTCAGTCAGTACCGCGCCGGTAACCGCCCGCAGGAAATCGCGCAGGCACAGGCGGCCCTTGAACAGGCGCAGGCGGAGCTGGCCCAGGCGCAGCTTAACGCGCAAGACACGCGCCTGGTTTCCCCGTCTGACGGCACCATCCTGACGCGCGCGGTGGAGCCCGGTTCGATGCTCAACGCGGGCAGTACGGTGTTCACGCTCTCGCTGACCCGCCCGGTCTGGATACGCGCTTACATTGATGAGGTGAATCTGGGCCGCACCGTACCGGGGAGCCATATCCTGATTTATACCGATGGCCGCCCCGACAAGCCGTACCACGGCCAGATTGGTTTTGTCTCGCCGACCGCGGAGTTCACGCCGAAAACGGTCGAAACCGAAGATCTGCGCACCGATCTGGTCTATCGCCTGCGTATTGTGGTGAACGACGCCGACGACGCGCTGCGCCAGGGAATGCCGGTCACGCTGCGTTTCCAGGATGAGGCGGCGGATGGCAACCGCTAACGACAGCATCGTGCTCGATGGCCTGGTCAAACGCTTTCCGGGCCTCGAAAAACCGGCGCTCGCGCCACTCAGCGTAACGATCCGCGCAGGCAGCGTCACCGGTCTGGTGGGGCCGGACGGCGCGGGGAAAACCACGCTGATGCGCATCCTCGCGGGGCTGATGCGCCAGGACGACGGCTGCGTGCAGGTGCTCGGGCTGGACCCGATTGCAGAAGAAAACGCGCTGCACGCGGTGCTCGGCTATATGCCGCAAAAATTCGGCCTGTATGAAGATCTCACCGTTCAGGAAAACCTTAATCTGTATGCGGATCTGCGCAGCGTCACTGGCGCGGTGCGTGA
This sequence is a window from Cronobacter sakazakii. Protein-coding genes within it:
- the cecR gene encoding transcriptional regulator CecR, which gives rise to MDLIDMSLSVTPPTSRGEQAKEKLISAAINQFGEYGLHATTRDIAAAAGQNIAAIPYYFGSKEDLYMASAQWIADFIRTHFQPHADAAETLLREPKPSPAAMRALIDDACRQMIQLMTADETLSVSKFISREQLSPSPAYQLIHEQVIAPLHHHFTRLIARLTGADPEATETVLHTHALIGEILAFRLGRETILLRAGWRGFDDDKAAQIHRVVTLHIDWILAGLSGSLSDE
- the hlyD gene encoding secretion protein HlyD, giving the protein MNKKRVALLALVVVIIVAAIAGWRWYAARHTPLTLYGNVDIRTVNLSFRVSGRLASLAVDEGDAVRAGQPLGDLDPTPQQNALRQAQANVAAARAKYDLTVAGFRDEEIAQAAAAVHQAQAAYDYAQNFYQRQQGLWRTKVISANDLENARSARDQAQAQLKSAQDKLSQYRAGNRPQEIAQAQAALEQAQAELAQAQLNAQDTRLVSPSDGTILTRAVEPGSMLNAGSTVFTLSLTRPVWIRAYIDEVNLGRTVPGSHILIYTDGRPDKPYHGQIGFVSPTAEFTPKTVETEDLRTDLVYRLRIVVNDADDALRQGMPVTLRFQDEAADGNR